From the genome of Vulpes lagopus strain Blue_001 chromosome 2, ASM1834538v1, whole genome shotgun sequence, one region includes:
- the CIC gene encoding protein capicua homolog isoform X4 produces MYSAHRPLVPASGGASRGLGMFVWTNVEPRSVAVFPWHSLVPFLAPSQPDPSVQPSEAQQPASHPVASNQSKEPAESAAVAHEQPPGGTGNADPGRPPGATCPESPGPGPPHTLGVVEPGKGPPPATEEDAPGPPGEPRLDSETESDHDDAFLSIMSPEIQLPLPPGKRRTQSLSALPKERDSSSEKDGRSPNKREKDHIRRPMNAFMIFSKRHRALVHQRHPNQDNRTVSKILGEWWYALGPKEKQKYHDLAFQVKEAHFKAHPDWKWCNKDRKKSSSEAKPTSLGLAGGHKETRERSMSETGTAAAPGVSSELLSVAAQTLLSSDTKAPGSGSCGAERLHTVGGPGSARPRAFSHSGVHSLDGGEVDSQALQELTQMVSGPASYSGPKPSTQYGAPGPFSASGDGGALAASGRPPLLPTRASRSQRAASEDMTSDEERMVICEEEGDDDVIADDGFGTTDIDLKCKERVTDSESGDSSGEDPEGSKGFGRKVFSPVIRSSFTHCRPPLDPEPPGPPDPPPAFGKGYGPTPSSSSSSPASSSASAATSFPLGSGTFKAQESGQGSTGGPLRPPPPGAGGPVTPSKATRFLPTDPAAFRRKRPESVGSLEPPGPSVIAAPPGGGGSVLQTLVLPPNKEDREGSGSRMPSAPAPSLSYGAPAAPLSRPAATMVTNVVRPVSSTPVPIASKPFPTSARAEASPNDTAGARTEPVAGSRAPGSSPLGVSLVYSDKKSAAATSPAPHLVAGPLLGTVGKAPATVTNLLVGTPGYGAPAPPAVQFIAQGAPGSGATTGSGAGAGSGPNGPVPLGILQPGALGKAGGITQVQYILPTLPQQLQVAPAPAPAPGTKAAAPGGPAPTTSIRFTLPPGTSTNGKVLAATAPTPGIPILQSVPSAPPPKAQSVSPVQAPPPGGSAQLLPGKVLVPLAAPSMSVRGGGAGQPLPLVSPPFSVPVQNGAQPPSKIIQLTPVPVSTPSGLVPPLSPATLSGPTSQPQKVLLPSSTRITYVQSAGGHALPLGTSPTSSQAGTVTSYGPTSSVALGFTSLGPSGPAFVQPLLSGQAPLLAPGQVGVSPVPSPQLPPTCTAPGGPVITAFYPGSPAPTSSAPLAQPSQAPPGLVYTVATSTTPPAANILPKGPPAPATATPAPTSPFPNATAGSMTYSLVAPKAQRPTPKAPQKVKAAIASIPVGSFEAGAPGRSGPAARQPLEPGPAREPPTPESELEGQPATPAPPPPPETWAPTARSSPPPPLPAEERTSSKGPETMASKFPGSSSDWRVPGLGLESRGEPPTPPSPAPAPAPAPGGGGSSSSEGSSGRAAGDTPERKEAAGTGKKVKVRPPPLKKTFDSVDNRVLSEVDFEERFAELPEFRPEEVLPSPTLQSLATSPRAILGSYRKKRKNSTDLDSAPEDPTSPKRKMRRRSSCSSEPNTPKSAKCEGDIFTFDRTGTEAEDVLGELEYEKVPYSSLRRTLDQRRALVMQLFQDHGFFPSAQATAAFQARYADIFPSKVCLQLKIREVRQKIMQAATPTEQPPGADAPLPGPPPAGTAAAPVPTPSPAGGPDPTSPGSDSGTAPAAPPLPPPPEPGPGQPGWEGPPQPSPPPPGPSTAATGR; encoded by the exons ATGTACTCAGCCCACAGGCCCCTGGTGCCCGCGTCCGGCGGGGCCTCCCGTGGCCTCGGCATGTTCG TGTGGACGAATGTGGAACCTCGCTCTGTTGCTGTGTTCCCCTGGCACTCCTTAGTCCCCTTTCTGGCCCCCAGCCAGCCCGACCCCTCTGTGCAGCCAAGTGAGGCCCAGCAACCTGCCAGCCACCCAGTGGCCTCCAACCAGAGCAAAG AACCTGCTGAGTCGGCAGCTGTTGCTCATGAGCAGCCCCCAGGTGGGACAGGGAATGCTGATCCTGGGCGGCCCCCTGGAGCCACATGCCCTGAGAGTCCAGGGCCTGGACCCCCCCACACTTTGGGGGTGGTGGAACCTGGAAAGGGTCCCCCTCCCGCCACTGAGGAGGATGCCCCCGGCCCTCCAGGAGAGCCCCGGCTGGACAGTGAGACAGAGAGTGACCATGATGATGC CTTCCTCTCCATCATGTCTCCTGAGATCCAGTTGCCCCTGCCACCCGGGAAACGGCGGACCCAGTCTCTCAGTGCCCTGCCAAAGGAACGAGACTCCTCTTCAGAGAAGGATGGACGCAGCCCCAACAAG CGGGAGAAGGACCATATCCGGCGGCCCATGAATGCCTTCATGATCTTCAGCAAGCGGCACCGAGCCCTGGTCCACCAGCGTCACCCCAACCAGGACAACCGGACCGTCAGCAAGATCCTGGGCGAGTGGTGGTACGCCCTGGGGCCCAAGGAAAAGCAGAAGTACCATGACCTGGCCTTCCAG GTGAAGGAGGCCCACTTTAAAGCTCACCCAGACTGGAAGTGGTGCAACAAGGACAGGAAGAAGTCCAGCTCAGAGGCCAAGCCCACGAGCCTGGGGCTGGCAGGAGGGCACAAGGAGACTAGGGAGCGGAGCATGTCAGAGACGGGAACCGCCGCCGCCCCTGGAG TGTCCTCGGAACTCCTGTCTGTTGCAGCCCAGACACTCTTGAGTTCGGATACCAAGGCTCCGGGGAGCGGCTCCTGTGGGGCAGAGCGTCTGCATACAGTGGGTGGACCTGGCTCAGCCCGGCCTCGAGCCTTCTCCCACAGCGGGGTCCACAGCCTGGATGGTGGCGAAGTAGATAGCCAGGCACTACAGGAGCTGACTCAG ATGGTGTCTGGCCCTGCGTCCTATTCCGGTCCAAAGCCTtccacccaatatggggctccaggCCCCTTCTCAGCCTCCGGTGACGGAGGTGCCCTGGCAGCCAGTGGGCGACCCCCGCTGCTGCCCACCCGGGCCTCCCGTTCCCAGCGTGCAGCCAGTGAGGACATGACCAGTGACGAGGAACGCATGGTCATCTGTGAGGAGGAGGGAGACGATGATGTCATTG CTGACGACGGCTTTGGCACCACTGACATTGACCTCAAGTGCAAGGAGCGGGTGACTGACAGTGAGAGCGGAGACAGCTCTGGGGAGGACCCAGAGGGCAGCAAG GGCTTCGGCCGGAAGGTGTTCTCGCCTGTGATTCGTTCCTCCTTTACCCACTGCCGCCCACCGCTGgaccctgagcccccagggcccccggACCCACCTCCAGCCTTTGGCAAAGGCTACGGGCCCACCCcgtcctcctcctcatcctcacctgcctcctcctcagCCTCAGCAGCCACCTCCTTCCCATTGGGCTCAGGGACCTTCAAGGCCCAGGAGTCAGGCCAGGGCAGCACAGGAGGCCCACTAcggcccccaccccctggggccGGGGGCCCAGTGACACCTTCCAAGGCCACCCGGTTCCTTCCAACGGATCCTGCGGCTTTCCGACGCAAGAGACCTGAAAGTGTGGGAAGCCTGGAGCCGCCAGGCCCCTCGGTCATTGCAGCCCCTCCTGGTGGGGGAGGAAGTGTCCTACAGACGCTGGTCCTGCCCCCAAACAAGGAGGACCGGGAAGGCAGTGGAAGCCGCATGCCCTCCGCCCCGGCTCCATCACTGTCCTATggggccccagcagcccccctgTCCCGCCCAGCTGCTACCATGGTCACCAACGTGGTACGGCCTGTCAGTAGCACTCCTGTGCCCATTGCCTCTAAGcccttccccacctctgcccGGGCTGAGGCATCTCCAAATGACACAGCAGGTGCCAGGACTGAGCCGGTTGCAGGGTCCCGGGCTCCTGGGAGCTCCCCACTGGGTGTAAGCTTAGTATATTCGGACAAGAAGTCAGCAGCAGCCACCTCGCCAGCCCCGCATCTGGTGGCTGGGCCCCTACTGGGCACCGTGGGGAAGGCCCCCGCCACGGTCACCAACCTGCTGGTGGGCACGCCTGGTTATGGGGCCCCAGCACCCCCTGCTGTTCAGTTCATAGCCCAGGGGGCGCCTGGCAGTGGGGCCACTACAGGCTCAGGAGCAGGTGCGGGGAGTGGCCCCAATGGGCCTGTGCCCCTGGGCATCCTGCAGCCAGGTGCCTTGGGCAAAGCTGGGGGAATCACCCAGGTGCAGTACATCCTGCCCACGCTGCCCCAGCAGCTTCAGGTGGCGCCCGCCCCGGCACCAGCCCCTGGGACCAAGGCAGCCGCTCCCGGCGGCCCTGCACCCACCACCAGCATCCGGTTCACCCTCCCACCGGGCACCTCCACCAATGGCAAAGTTCTGGCGGCCACCGCACCCACTCCTGGCATCCCCATCCTGCAGTCTGTACCTTCTGCTCCGCCCCCAAAAG CCCAGTCTGTATCTCCtgtgcaggccccgcccccgggtggctcagcccagcTGCTACCCGGGAAGGTGCTGGTGCCCCTGGCGGCCCCTAGCATGTCAGTGCGGGGTGGAGGGGCTGGCCAGCCGCTGCCCCTGGTGAGCCCACCTTTTTCAGTACCTGTGCAGAATGGTGCCCAGCCACCCAGCAAG ATCATCCAGCTGACTCCGGTGCCTGTGAGCACACCCAGCGGCCTGGTGCCGCCCCTCAGCCCAGCCACACTCTCTGGACCCACCTCGCAGCCTCAGAAGGTCCTGCTGCCCTCTTCCACCAG AATCACCTACGTGCAGTCGGCGGGTGGGCACGCGTTGCCCCTGGGCACCAGCCCTACGTCCAGCCAGGCTGGAACAGTCACCTCGTATGGGCCCACGAGCTCGGTAGCCCTAGGCTTCACCTCGCTGGGGCCCAGCGGACCTGCCTTTGTGCAGCCCCTGCTTTCAG GCCAAGCCCCACTGCTGGCTCCTGGCCAGGTGGGCGTGTCGCCCGTGCCCAGCCCCCAGCTGCCGCCCACCTGCACAGCCCCCGGAGGTCCCGTCATCACAGCGTTTTACCCTGGCAGCCCTGCACCCACCTCCTCAGCACCCCTGGCCCAGCCATCCCAGGCTCCCCCGGGCCTGGTTTACACTGTGGCCACTAGCACCACCCCACCTGCTGCCAACATCCTGCCCAAGGGCCCACCGGCCCCTGCCACTGCCACCCCGGCCCCTACCAGCCCTTTCCCTAATGCCACAG CAGGCTCCATGACCTACAGCTTAGTGGCCCCCAAGGCCCAGCGGCCCACCCCTAAGGCCCCCCAGAAAGTGAAGGCAGCCATCGCCAGCATTCCCGTGGGTTCCTTTGAGGCAGGTGCCCCTGGGCGGTCAGGCCCTGCAGCCCGGCAGCCCTTGGAGCCTGGCCCAGCCCGTGAGCCCCCTACCCCTGAGTCTGAGCTTGAGGGGCAACCTGCAACACCggcccctccaccacccccagagACCTGGGCTCCCACAGCCCGGAGTAGCCCCCCACCGCCCCTGCCTGCTGAAGAGCGGACTAGCAGCAAGGGCCCTGAGACCATG GCCAGCAAATTCCCTGGCTCATCTTCAGACTGGCGAGTCCCTGGGCTGGGTCTGGAGAGCCGTGGGGagcctcccacccctcccagcccagCACCAGCTCCGGCCCCAGCCCCTGGCGGTGGCGGCAGCAGCAGTAGCGAGGGCAGCAGTGGGAGGGCAGCTGGGGACACCCCCGAGCGCAAGGAGGCCGCTGGTACCGGCAAGAAGGTGAAGGTGCGGCCCCCGCCCCTGAAGAAGACCTTTGACTCTGTGGACAA CAGGGTCCTGTCGGAGGTGGACTTCGAGGAGCGCTTTGCTGAGCTGCCTGAGTTCCGGCCTGAGGAGGTGCTGCCTTCGCCAACCCTGCAGTCTCTGGCCACCTCGCCCCGGGCCATCCTGGGCTCCTACCGCAAGAAGAGGAAGAACTCCACTG ACCTGGACTCAGCCCCTGAGGACCCCACCTCGCCCAAGCGCAAGATGAGGAGACGCTCCAGTTGCAGCTCCGAGCCCAACACCCCTAAGAGTGCCAAGTGTGAGGGGGACATCTTCACCTTTGACCGTACAG GTACGGAAGCCGAGGATGTGCTCGGGGAGCTGGAATATGAGAAGGTGCCATACTCTTCACTGCGGCGCACCCTGGACCAGCGCCGGGCCCTGGTCATGCAGCTCTTCCAGGACCATGGCTTCTTCCCATCAG CCCAGGCCACGGCAGCCTTCCAGGCCCGCTACGCAGACATCTTCCCCTCAAAGGTCTGCCTGCAGTTGAAGATCCGGGAGGTGCGCCAGAAGATCATGCAGGCCGCCACGCCCACGGAGCAGCCCCCTGGAGCTGACGCCCCCCTCCCCGGACCGCCCCCTGCTGGCACTGCTGCTGCCCCtgtccccactcccagccctgcTGGGGGCCCCGACCCCACCTCACCTGGCTCGGACTCTGGCACAGCTCCGGCTGCCCCGCCACTGCCTCCACCTCCAGAACCGGGTCCCGGACAGCCTGGCTGGGAGGGCCCCCCCCagccatcccccccaccccccggcccctcCACAGCTGCCACAGGCAGGTGA
- the CIC gene encoding protein capicua homolog isoform X5, giving the protein MYSAHRPLVPASGGASRGLGMFVWTNVEPRSVAVFPWHSLVPFLAPSQPDPSVQPSEAQQPASHPVASNQSKEPAESAAVAHEQPPGGTGNADPGRPPGATCPESPGPGPPHTLGVVEPGKGPPPATEEDAPGPPGEPRLDSETESDHDDAFLSIMSPEIQLPLPPGKRRTQSLSALPKERDSSSEKDGRSPNKREKDHIRRPMNAFMIFSKRHRALVHQRHPNQDNRTVSKILGEWWYALGPKEKQKYHDLAFQVKEAHFKAHPDWKWCNKDRKKSSSEAKPTSLGLAGGHKETRERSMSETGTAAAPGVSSELLSVAAQTLLSSDTKAPGSGSCGAERLHTVGGPGSARPRAFSHSGVHSLDGGEVDSQALQELTQMVSGPASYSGPKPSTQYGAPGPFSASGDGGALAASGRPPLLPTRASRSQRAASEDMTSDEERMVICEEEGDDDVIADDGFGTTDIDLKCKERVTDSESGDSSGEDPEGSKGFGRKVFSPVIRSSFTHCRPPLDPEPPGPPDPPPAFGKGYGPTPSSSSSSPASSSASAATSFPLGSGTFKAQESGQGSTGGPLRPPPPGAGGPVTPSKATRFLPTDPAAFRRKRPESVGSLEPPGPSVIAAPPGGGGSVLQTLVLPPNKEDREGSGSRMPSAPAPSLSYGAPAAPLSRPAATMVTNVVRPVSSTPVPIASKPFPTSARAEASPNDTAGARTEPVAGSRAPGSSPLGVSLVYSDKKSAAATSPAPHLVAGPLLGTVGKAPATVTNLLVGTPGYGAPAPPAVQFIAQGAPGSGATTGSGAGAGSGPNGPVPLGILQPGALGKAGGITQVQYILPTLPQQLQVAPAPAPAPGTKAAAPGGPAPTTSIRFTLPPGTSTNGKVLAATAPTPGIPILQSVPSAPPPKAQSVSPVQAPPPGGSAQLLPGKVLVPLAAPSMSVRGGGAGQPLPLVSPPFSVPVQNGAQPPSKIIQLTPVPVSTPSGLVPPLSPATLSGPTSQPQKVLLPSSTRITYVQSAGGHALPLGTSPTSSQAGTVTSYGPTSSVALGFTSLGPSGPAFVQPLLSGQAPLLAPGQVGVSPVPSPQLPPTCTAPGGPVITAFYPGSPAPTSSAPLAQPSQAPPGLVYTVATSTTPPAANILPKGPPAPATATPAPTSPFPNATAGSMTYSLVAPKAQRPTPKAPQKVKAAIASIPVGSFEAGAPGRSGPAARQPLEPGPAREPPTPESELEGQPATPAPPPPPETWAPTARSSPPPPLPAEERTSSKGPETMASKFPGSSSDWRVPGLGLESRGEPPTPPSPAPAPAPAPGGGGSSSSEGSSGRAAGDTPERKEAAGTGKKVKVRPPPLKKTFDSVDKVLSEVDFEERFAELPEFRPEEVLPSPTLQSLATSPRAILGSYRKKRKNSTDLDSAPEDPTSPKRKMRRRSSCSSEPNTPKSAKCEGDIFTFDRTGTEAEDVLGELEYEKVPYSSLRRTLDQRRALVMQLFQDHGFFPSAQATAAFQARYADIFPSKVCLQLKIREVRQKIMQAATPTEQPPGADAPLPGPPPAGTAAAPVPTPSPAGGPDPTSPGSDSGTAPAAPPLPPPPEPGPGQPGWEGPPQPSPPPPGPSTAATGR; this is encoded by the exons ATGTACTCAGCCCACAGGCCCCTGGTGCCCGCGTCCGGCGGGGCCTCCCGTGGCCTCGGCATGTTCG TGTGGACGAATGTGGAACCTCGCTCTGTTGCTGTGTTCCCCTGGCACTCCTTAGTCCCCTTTCTGGCCCCCAGCCAGCCCGACCCCTCTGTGCAGCCAAGTGAGGCCCAGCAACCTGCCAGCCACCCAGTGGCCTCCAACCAGAGCAAAG AACCTGCTGAGTCGGCAGCTGTTGCTCATGAGCAGCCCCCAGGTGGGACAGGGAATGCTGATCCTGGGCGGCCCCCTGGAGCCACATGCCCTGAGAGTCCAGGGCCTGGACCCCCCCACACTTTGGGGGTGGTGGAACCTGGAAAGGGTCCCCCTCCCGCCACTGAGGAGGATGCCCCCGGCCCTCCAGGAGAGCCCCGGCTGGACAGTGAGACAGAGAGTGACCATGATGATGC CTTCCTCTCCATCATGTCTCCTGAGATCCAGTTGCCCCTGCCACCCGGGAAACGGCGGACCCAGTCTCTCAGTGCCCTGCCAAAGGAACGAGACTCCTCTTCAGAGAAGGATGGACGCAGCCCCAACAAG CGGGAGAAGGACCATATCCGGCGGCCCATGAATGCCTTCATGATCTTCAGCAAGCGGCACCGAGCCCTGGTCCACCAGCGTCACCCCAACCAGGACAACCGGACCGTCAGCAAGATCCTGGGCGAGTGGTGGTACGCCCTGGGGCCCAAGGAAAAGCAGAAGTACCATGACCTGGCCTTCCAG GTGAAGGAGGCCCACTTTAAAGCTCACCCAGACTGGAAGTGGTGCAACAAGGACAGGAAGAAGTCCAGCTCAGAGGCCAAGCCCACGAGCCTGGGGCTGGCAGGAGGGCACAAGGAGACTAGGGAGCGGAGCATGTCAGAGACGGGAACCGCCGCCGCCCCTGGAG TGTCCTCGGAACTCCTGTCTGTTGCAGCCCAGACACTCTTGAGTTCGGATACCAAGGCTCCGGGGAGCGGCTCCTGTGGGGCAGAGCGTCTGCATACAGTGGGTGGACCTGGCTCAGCCCGGCCTCGAGCCTTCTCCCACAGCGGGGTCCACAGCCTGGATGGTGGCGAAGTAGATAGCCAGGCACTACAGGAGCTGACTCAG ATGGTGTCTGGCCCTGCGTCCTATTCCGGTCCAAAGCCTtccacccaatatggggctccaggCCCCTTCTCAGCCTCCGGTGACGGAGGTGCCCTGGCAGCCAGTGGGCGACCCCCGCTGCTGCCCACCCGGGCCTCCCGTTCCCAGCGTGCAGCCAGTGAGGACATGACCAGTGACGAGGAACGCATGGTCATCTGTGAGGAGGAGGGAGACGATGATGTCATTG CTGACGACGGCTTTGGCACCACTGACATTGACCTCAAGTGCAAGGAGCGGGTGACTGACAGTGAGAGCGGAGACAGCTCTGGGGAGGACCCAGAGGGCAGCAAG GGCTTCGGCCGGAAGGTGTTCTCGCCTGTGATTCGTTCCTCCTTTACCCACTGCCGCCCACCGCTGgaccctgagcccccagggcccccggACCCACCTCCAGCCTTTGGCAAAGGCTACGGGCCCACCCcgtcctcctcctcatcctcacctgcctcctcctcagCCTCAGCAGCCACCTCCTTCCCATTGGGCTCAGGGACCTTCAAGGCCCAGGAGTCAGGCCAGGGCAGCACAGGAGGCCCACTAcggcccccaccccctggggccGGGGGCCCAGTGACACCTTCCAAGGCCACCCGGTTCCTTCCAACGGATCCTGCGGCTTTCCGACGCAAGAGACCTGAAAGTGTGGGAAGCCTGGAGCCGCCAGGCCCCTCGGTCATTGCAGCCCCTCCTGGTGGGGGAGGAAGTGTCCTACAGACGCTGGTCCTGCCCCCAAACAAGGAGGACCGGGAAGGCAGTGGAAGCCGCATGCCCTCCGCCCCGGCTCCATCACTGTCCTATggggccccagcagcccccctgTCCCGCCCAGCTGCTACCATGGTCACCAACGTGGTACGGCCTGTCAGTAGCACTCCTGTGCCCATTGCCTCTAAGcccttccccacctctgcccGGGCTGAGGCATCTCCAAATGACACAGCAGGTGCCAGGACTGAGCCGGTTGCAGGGTCCCGGGCTCCTGGGAGCTCCCCACTGGGTGTAAGCTTAGTATATTCGGACAAGAAGTCAGCAGCAGCCACCTCGCCAGCCCCGCATCTGGTGGCTGGGCCCCTACTGGGCACCGTGGGGAAGGCCCCCGCCACGGTCACCAACCTGCTGGTGGGCACGCCTGGTTATGGGGCCCCAGCACCCCCTGCTGTTCAGTTCATAGCCCAGGGGGCGCCTGGCAGTGGGGCCACTACAGGCTCAGGAGCAGGTGCGGGGAGTGGCCCCAATGGGCCTGTGCCCCTGGGCATCCTGCAGCCAGGTGCCTTGGGCAAAGCTGGGGGAATCACCCAGGTGCAGTACATCCTGCCCACGCTGCCCCAGCAGCTTCAGGTGGCGCCCGCCCCGGCACCAGCCCCTGGGACCAAGGCAGCCGCTCCCGGCGGCCCTGCACCCACCACCAGCATCCGGTTCACCCTCCCACCGGGCACCTCCACCAATGGCAAAGTTCTGGCGGCCACCGCACCCACTCCTGGCATCCCCATCCTGCAGTCTGTACCTTCTGCTCCGCCCCCAAAAG CCCAGTCTGTATCTCCtgtgcaggccccgcccccgggtggctcagcccagcTGCTACCCGGGAAGGTGCTGGTGCCCCTGGCGGCCCCTAGCATGTCAGTGCGGGGTGGAGGGGCTGGCCAGCCGCTGCCCCTGGTGAGCCCACCTTTTTCAGTACCTGTGCAGAATGGTGCCCAGCCACCCAGCAAG ATCATCCAGCTGACTCCGGTGCCTGTGAGCACACCCAGCGGCCTGGTGCCGCCCCTCAGCCCAGCCACACTCTCTGGACCCACCTCGCAGCCTCAGAAGGTCCTGCTGCCCTCTTCCACCAG AATCACCTACGTGCAGTCGGCGGGTGGGCACGCGTTGCCCCTGGGCACCAGCCCTACGTCCAGCCAGGCTGGAACAGTCACCTCGTATGGGCCCACGAGCTCGGTAGCCCTAGGCTTCACCTCGCTGGGGCCCAGCGGACCTGCCTTTGTGCAGCCCCTGCTTTCAG GCCAAGCCCCACTGCTGGCTCCTGGCCAGGTGGGCGTGTCGCCCGTGCCCAGCCCCCAGCTGCCGCCCACCTGCACAGCCCCCGGAGGTCCCGTCATCACAGCGTTTTACCCTGGCAGCCCTGCACCCACCTCCTCAGCACCCCTGGCCCAGCCATCCCAGGCTCCCCCGGGCCTGGTTTACACTGTGGCCACTAGCACCACCCCACCTGCTGCCAACATCCTGCCCAAGGGCCCACCGGCCCCTGCCACTGCCACCCCGGCCCCTACCAGCCCTTTCCCTAATGCCACAG CAGGCTCCATGACCTACAGCTTAGTGGCCCCCAAGGCCCAGCGGCCCACCCCTAAGGCCCCCCAGAAAGTGAAGGCAGCCATCGCCAGCATTCCCGTGGGTTCCTTTGAGGCAGGTGCCCCTGGGCGGTCAGGCCCTGCAGCCCGGCAGCCCTTGGAGCCTGGCCCAGCCCGTGAGCCCCCTACCCCTGAGTCTGAGCTTGAGGGGCAACCTGCAACACCggcccctccaccacccccagagACCTGGGCTCCCACAGCCCGGAGTAGCCCCCCACCGCCCCTGCCTGCTGAAGAGCGGACTAGCAGCAAGGGCCCTGAGACCATG GCCAGCAAATTCCCTGGCTCATCTTCAGACTGGCGAGTCCCTGGGCTGGGTCTGGAGAGCCGTGGGGagcctcccacccctcccagcccagCACCAGCTCCGGCCCCAGCCCCTGGCGGTGGCGGCAGCAGCAGTAGCGAGGGCAGCAGTGGGAGGGCAGCTGGGGACACCCCCGAGCGCAAGGAGGCCGCTGGTACCGGCAAGAAGGTGAAGGTGCGGCCCCCGCCCCTGAAGAAGACCTTTGACTCTGTGGACAA GGTCCTGTCGGAGGTGGACTTCGAGGAGCGCTTTGCTGAGCTGCCTGAGTTCCGGCCTGAGGAGGTGCTGCCTTCGCCAACCCTGCAGTCTCTGGCCACCTCGCCCCGGGCCATCCTGGGCTCCTACCGCAAGAAGAGGAAGAACTCCACTG ACCTGGACTCAGCCCCTGAGGACCCCACCTCGCCCAAGCGCAAGATGAGGAGACGCTCCAGTTGCAGCTCCGAGCCCAACACCCCTAAGAGTGCCAAGTGTGAGGGGGACATCTTCACCTTTGACCGTACAG GTACGGAAGCCGAGGATGTGCTCGGGGAGCTGGAATATGAGAAGGTGCCATACTCTTCACTGCGGCGCACCCTGGACCAGCGCCGGGCCCTGGTCATGCAGCTCTTCCAGGACCATGGCTTCTTCCCATCAG CCCAGGCCACGGCAGCCTTCCAGGCCCGCTACGCAGACATCTTCCCCTCAAAGGTCTGCCTGCAGTTGAAGATCCGGGAGGTGCGCCAGAAGATCATGCAGGCCGCCACGCCCACGGAGCAGCCCCCTGGAGCTGACGCCCCCCTCCCCGGACCGCCCCCTGCTGGCACTGCTGCTGCCCCtgtccccactcccagccctgcTGGGGGCCCCGACCCCACCTCACCTGGCTCGGACTCTGGCACAGCTCCGGCTGCCCCGCCACTGCCTCCACCTCCAGAACCGGGTCCCGGACAGCCTGGCTGGGAGGGCCCCCCCCagccatcccccccaccccccggcccctcCACAGCTGCCACAGGCAGGTGA